A region of the Leucobacter komagatae genome:
GCTGCTACGCTCGCTGCATGGCGATATTCAGATCCATAGGCTTTGGAAAGAAGACTAAGGTGACGGAGGCGCCCGCGCCCGAACCGCCCGCGGCAGAGCCGAAGCTCGTGCTTCACGCAGACACGACGCAGATGGACGCCGAGGTGCGCGAGATGTACCGCGACGCCCGCGAAGCTGCGCAGGATGCAGAAGACGAGGCGCGCGTCAGCCCGAAGCGCGAGTTCACGATCGGGCGGCCGTTCGCGCTCGGCTTCACGGTCGCGCTTGGCGTGCTCGTCGCGCTCGTCGTCGGCGACATGGTCGGGCAGCTCTCCACGATCCTGATGTATGTGGTCGCCGCGCTCTTCATCGCGCTCGGGCTCGACCCGGTCGTGCGCTGGCTCGAGCGGCACGGGGTGCGGAGGCCGCTCGGCATCGGCATCGTGTTCGTCGGCTTCATTCTCATCATCGGCGGCATCCTCGCGATCGTCATCCCGATGATCGGCAACCAGGTCGCGCAGCTCGTGCAGAGCGCCCCCGAGATAGTCCGAAACCTTACGAGCGAGCAGTGGTACAAGGACGTGAACGAGCGCTTCGGCGAGTTCATCGACTTCAACGCGATCTTGAAGATGGGGCAGGACTTCATCGGGAAGCCCTCCAACTGGGCGTCGGTCGCCGGCGGCGTGTGGCAGGCGGGCCTCGGTATCGCGAACGGCCTCACCGCAGGCCTGATCGTGCTCATCCTGTCGCTCTACTTCCTCTCCTCGCTGCGCACGATCAAGCGCGGCTTCTACTCCGTGGTGCCGCGCTCGGGTCGCGCGAAGGTCATCGACATCACCGAGCAGGTGACGAAGTCGGTTGGTGGGTACGTGAACGGCATGGTCGTGCTCGCGCTCGTGAACGCGACGCTCGGCTTCATCATGATGACGATCGTCGGGGTGCCGTTCGCGGGCCTCGTCGCGGTCGGCGTCTTCCTGCTCGCGCTCATCCCGCTCATCGGCTCCGTCCTCGCGACGGTGCTCGTCACGGCGATCGCGCTGTTCAACTCGCCGATCACGGCGCTCGTCGCCGCGATCTACTACCTCATCTACATGCAGCTCGAGTCGTACCTGCTGACGCCGCGCATCATGAACCGCGTGGTGTCGGTGCCCGGCTCGCTCGTCGTCATCGGCGCGCTCGCCGGCGGTACGCTGCTCGGGCTGCTCGGTGCGCTCATCGCGATTCCCGTCACGGCGGCGGTGCTGATGATCATCAAGCAGGTGTGGGTGCCGCGCCAGAATGCGCGCTAGCCGCACGCTCTCGGGCCGCACTCAGGCAACCAGCAGACCGCTGTTCACCAGACCGAAGAAGTGATAGGATTGAAGCCCGTGGGCACAAACGCGGAACAGAGCAAAACAACCAAGCACATCTTCGTGACCGGTGGGGTTGTTTCCTCACTCGGCAAGGGCCTGACCGCCGCGAGTCTCGGTAATCTTCTTACCGCGCGCGGCCTGCATGTTGTCATGCAGAAGCTGGATCCCTACCTGAACGTCGACCCGGGAACGATGAACCCGTTCGAGCACGGCGAGGTCTTCGTGACCGACGACGGCGCTGAGACTGACCTCGACATCGGGCACTACGAGCGCTTCCTCGGCATCAATCTGTCTCAGGCGGCGAACGTGACGACCGGGCAGATCTACTCTGAGGTCATCCAGAAGGAGCGCCGCGGCGATTACCTCGGCGCGACCGTGCAGGTGATCCCGCACATCACGAACGAGATTAAGCGCCGGATGCGCCTGCAGGCTGAGCAGGACCCGCAGCCCGACGTCATCATCACCGAGATCGGTGGCACGGTCGGCGACATCGAGTCGCAGCCGTTCCTCGAGTCGGCGCGCCAGGTGCGCCACGAGCTCGGCCGCAAGAACGTCATCTTCGTGCACGTCTCGCTCGTGCCGTTCATGGGCGCCTCGGGCGAGCAGAAGACGAAGCCGACCCAGCACTCGGTCGCGCAGCTGCGCTCGATCGGTATCCAGCCCGACGCGCTCGTGCTCCGCTCCGACCGCCCGGTCACCGGCGACAACCTCCGCAAGATCGCGCTCATGTGCGATGTTGAGGAGAGCGCCGTCGTGAACGCGATCGACGTGAAGAGCATCTACGACCTCCCGCAGCTGCTGAACTCGCAGGGCCTCGACCAGACCATCGTCGATCACCTGCAGCTCACCGACCGCGTCACCGACGTTGACTGGACCGGCTGGCGCCCCGTGCTCGACGCGGTGCACAACCCGAAGGGTGAGGTCACGATCGGCCTCGTCGGCAAGTACATCGACCTCCCCGACGCGTATCTCTCGGTCACCGAGGCGCTCCGCGCAGGCGGCTTCGCGCACTCGACGAAGGTGAACATCGAGTGGATCCCGTCGGACTCATGCGAGACCCCCGAGGGCGCACGCGAGCACCTGTCGCACCTGCACGCCATCTGCGTTCCGGGTGGCTTCGGCATCCGCGGCATCGAGGGCAAGCTCGGCGCGCTCCGCTTTGCGCGTGAGAACGGTATCCCGACGCTCGGCATCTGCCTCGGCCTGCAGTGCATGGTCATCGAGTACGCGCGCAACGTCGCCGGGCTCGAGGGCGCGTCCTCGACCGAGTTCGACCCCGAGACCCCCGTCCCGGTCATCGCGACGATGGCGGAGCAGGTCGAGATCTTGGGCGGCGGCGATCTGGGCGGCACCATGCGCCTCGGCCTGTACGAGGCGAAGCTCGCTGAGGGCTCCCTCGCCGCGGAGGTCTACGGAGCCGACACCGCAAGCGAGCGCCACCGCCACCGCTACGAGGTGAACAACGAGTACCGCGACCAGATCGCGGCGGCGGGCCTCTCGTTCTCGGGTCTGAGCCCGGACGGCGGCCTCGTCGAGTATGTCGAGCTGCCCCGCAGCGTGCACCCGTACTACATCGCCACCCAGGCGCACCCCGAGCTGCGTTCGCGCCCCGGCAAGCCGCACCCGCTGTTCGCGGGCCTCGCGGGCGCCGCGATCGAGCGTCGCGAGGCGGCGAGCCTGTTCGAGGTCGAAGAGACCTCGGCGGAGTAACCCAACGTGCTGAACGCGGCCGGCCACGAGCCCCCGATCGCCGACGAGCCCGCACCCGACGTGCGCGTGCTCGAGAGCACGGAGCTCGTGGCCGGTCACGTCTGGGACATCAGGCGCGACCGCCTCGACTTCGCCGGCACCGTGCTTGAGCGCGACTACATGGACCATCCGGGCGCCGTCGCCGTGCTCGCGCTCGACGACGAAGATCGCGCGCTCATGTTCAGGCAGTACCGCCACCCGATCGCGCACCGCGACTGGGAGATTCCCGCGGGCCTCATGGACGTCGCAGGCGAGAGCGGCCTCGTCGGGGCCAAGCGAGAACTCGCCGAAGAGGCAGACCTGCAGGCGACCGAGTGGTCGCTGCTGCTCGAAATGTTCCTCAGCCCCGGCGGCTCGAGCGAAGCGATTCGCGTCTTCCTCGCCCGCGGCCTGAGTGAGGCCGTGCACGAGTTCGTGCGTGAGGGCGAGGAGGCCGAGCTCGAGCCCGTGTGGGTGCCGCTCGAAGACGCCGTCACCGCGGCGCTCGACGGGCGCATCGG
Encoded here:
- a CDS encoding AI-2E family transporter — its product is MTEAPAPEPPAAEPKLVLHADTTQMDAEVREMYRDAREAAQDAEDEARVSPKREFTIGRPFALGFTVALGVLVALVVGDMVGQLSTILMYVVAALFIALGLDPVVRWLERHGVRRPLGIGIVFVGFILIIGGILAIVIPMIGNQVAQLVQSAPEIVRNLTSEQWYKDVNERFGEFIDFNAILKMGQDFIGKPSNWASVAGGVWQAGLGIANGLTAGLIVLILSLYFLSSLRTIKRGFYSVVPRSGRAKVIDITEQVTKSVGGYVNGMVVLALVNATLGFIMMTIVGVPFAGLVAVGVFLLALIPLIGSVLATVLVTAIALFNSPITALVAAIYYLIYMQLESYLLTPRIMNRVVSVPGSLVVIGALAGGTLLGLLGALIAIPVTAAVLMIIKQVWVPRQNAR
- a CDS encoding CTP synthase, translated to MGTNAEQSKTTKHIFVTGGVVSSLGKGLTAASLGNLLTARGLHVVMQKLDPYLNVDPGTMNPFEHGEVFVTDDGAETDLDIGHYERFLGINLSQAANVTTGQIYSEVIQKERRGDYLGATVQVIPHITNEIKRRMRLQAEQDPQPDVIITEIGGTVGDIESQPFLESARQVRHELGRKNVIFVHVSLVPFMGASGEQKTKPTQHSVAQLRSIGIQPDALVLRSDRPVTGDNLRKIALMCDVEESAVVNAIDVKSIYDLPQLLNSQGLDQTIVDHLQLTDRVTDVDWTGWRPVLDAVHNPKGEVTIGLVGKYIDLPDAYLSVTEALRAGGFAHSTKVNIEWIPSDSCETPEGAREHLSHLHAICVPGGFGIRGIEGKLGALRFARENGIPTLGICLGLQCMVIEYARNVAGLEGASSTEFDPETPVPVIATMAEQVEILGGGDLGGTMRLGLYEAKLAEGSLAAEVYGADTASERHRHRYEVNNEYRDQIAAAGLSFSGLSPDGGLVEYVELPRSVHPYYIATQAHPELRSRPGKPHPLFAGLAGAAIERREAASLFEVEETSAE
- a CDS encoding NUDIX domain-containing protein, whose amino-acid sequence is MLNAAGHEPPIADEPAPDVRVLESTELVAGHVWDIRRDRLDFAGTVLERDYMDHPGAVAVLALDDEDRALMFRQYRHPIAHRDWEIPAGLMDVAGESGLVGAKRELAEEADLQATEWSLLLEMFLSPGGSSEAIRVFLARGLSEAVHEFVREGEEAELEPVWVPLEDAVTAALDGRIGNALTVGAVLAAAASKAAGWATLRDPDLPWTARALVRGERSK